Proteins encoded in a region of the Alosa sapidissima isolate fAloSap1 chromosome 19, fAloSap1.pri, whole genome shotgun sequence genome:
- the LOC121693709 gene encoding uncharacterized protein LOC121693709 — MTSSEDIKRVFKVNTLDVECILSVKTELGILDSVLKLNLDYAMKALEAMPMSKKTNAVLQVEGEQGLFTFYSYPFDPPPFHYVVRSDNNGLKLLQKINVNNKQLTIEDICESHFIGHCCRDEIKSCMKQAHEKVASKKEGLGNVDLKIICGELHLTYITLNPSSAIEIRPDRRVKIENNYLSDVLRAMNQMEKCGEMSPGMLACFQHLIASSPKAKHKGAVQILLMSEGKTVEFLHRDDLEPKDSFVIFIGANNKPEMRHTTDHCLY, encoded by the exons ATGACGTCCTCTGAAGATATAAA GAGAGTCTTTAAGGTCAACACTCTTGATGTTGAATGCATCCTATCAGTTAAGACTGAGTTAGGCATTCTGGATTCAGTCTTAAAATTGAACCTGGACTATGCCATGAAAGCTCTAGAGGCCATGCCCATGTCCAAAAAGACCAATGCTGTACTACAGGTGGAAGGAGAGCAAGGACTTTTCACATTCTATTCATATCCATTTGACCCCCCTCCCTTCCATTATGTTGTGCGGAGTGACAATAATGGTCTCAAACTGCTTCAGAAAATCAACGTGAATAATAAGCAGCTGACAATTGAAGACATTTGTGAGTCACACTTTATTGGACATTGTTGCAGGGATGAAATTAAGAGTTGCATGAAGCAGGCACATGAGAAAGTGGCCTCTAAAAAGGAAGGTCTTGGCAATGTGGACCTGAAGATCATATGTGGAGAGCTGCACCTCACCTACATCACTCTGAACCCCTCCAGTGCCATTGAGATCCGACCTGATCGAAGAGTAAAAATTGAGAATAACTATCTGAGCGACGTCCTGAGAGCGATGAACCAAATGGAGAAGTGTGGGGAGATGTCCCCAGGAATGTTGGCCTGCTTCCAGCACCTGATAGCTTCCAGCCCTAAAGCTAAACATAAGGGTGCTGTCCAGATCTTGCTCATGAGTGAAGGCAAAACAGTTGAGTTTCTTCATCGTGATGACCTTGAGCCTAAAGATAGTTTTGTTATATTCATTGGTGCTAACAACAAACCAGAGATGCGCCATACGACAGACCACTGTCTTTATTAA
- the LOC121693469 gene encoding uncharacterized protein LOC121693469 isoform X3 has product MSPVYIGDRNTCVVRAGLSVRTYSAIMSEMKQFTVPMLDLECLLSAKVKLRQEGLLDSHLKSNLDHVIEALDAMPASKRRDVSLLVEGERHLVKFVSGNPSLHYTVRQGAAGPELLQRVQVGARLTCASIAKTHFVGHRCRDEFESCMVRAQQVVAASDGGLANVELKIACGELRLTYTTPQPQDTIEIRPQHRVNLGKALTLQKVLEVKNSMEKAGALSRGLQACFQHLLANHSQYQGENSRIVLQSDGEMVELISGRHTYHSAHHFIFTDAGSQVQSHKVQDIDLWDDE; this is encoded by the exons ATGTCACCTGTCTATATTGGGGACAGAAACACCTGCGTCGTGAGAGCTGGCCTATCAGTGAGGACCTACTCAGCCATCATGAGTGAAAT GAAGCAGTTCACCGTTCCCATGCTCGACCTGGAGTGTTTGCTGTCCGCTAAGGTGAAACTCCGCCAGGAGGGCCTGCTGGACTCACACTTGAAGTCCAACCTGGACCACGTCATTGAGGCGTTGGATGCCATGCCGGCCTCCAAACGCAGGGATGTCTCCTTGCTGGTCGAAGGAGAGCGGCACCTGGTCAAGTTCGTCTCGGGCAACCCCAGCCTCCACTACACCGTCCGTCAGGGTGCCGCCGGCCCCGAGCTGCTCCAGAGAGTTCAGGTGGGCGCCAGGTTGACCTGCGCCAGCATTGCCAAGACCCACTTTGTCGGCCACCGGTGCCGCGACGAGTTTGAGAGCTGCATGGTGCGGGCGCAGCAGGTGGTGGCCGCCAGCGATGGGGGCCTGGCCAACGTGGAGCTGAAGATTGCGTGCGGCGAGCTGCGGCTCACCTACACCACCCCACAGCCCCAGGACACCATCGAGATCCGGCCGCAGCACCGGGTGAACCTGGGCAAGGCGCTGACCCTGCAGAAGGTCCTAGAGGTGAAGAACAGCATGGAGAAGGCGGGAGCTTTGAGCAGAGGCCTGCAGGCCTGCTTCCAGCACCTGCTGGCCAACCACAGCCAGTACCAGGGGGAGAACAGCCGCATTGTGCTCCAGAGCGATGGGGAGATGGTCGAGCTCATCAGTGGCAGACATACCTACCACAGTGCCCACCATTTCATCTTCACTGATGCAGGCAGCCAAGTTCAAAGTCACAAGGTCCAGGATATTGACCTGTGGGATGATGAATAG
- the LOC121693469 gene encoding uncharacterized protein LOC121693469 isoform X2, which translates to MMSPVYIGDRNTCVVRAGLSVRTYSAIMSEMKQFTVPMLDLECLLSAKVKLRQEGLLDSHLKSNLDHVIEALDAMPASKRRDVSLLVEGERHLVKFVSGNPSLHYTVRQGAAGPELLQRVQVGARLTCASIAKTHFVGHRCRDEFESCMVRAQQVVAASDGGLANVELKIACGELRLTYTTPQPQDTIEIRPQHRVNLGKALTLQKVLEVKNSMEKAGALSRGLQACFQHLLANHSQYQGENSRIVLQSDGEMVELISGRHTYHSAHHFIFTDAGSQVQSHKVQDIDLWDDE; encoded by the exons ATG ATGTCACCTGTCTATATTGGGGACAGAAACACCTGCGTCGTGAGAGCTGGCCTATCAGTGAGGACCTACTCAGCCATCATGAGTGAAAT GAAGCAGTTCACCGTTCCCATGCTCGACCTGGAGTGTTTGCTGTCCGCTAAGGTGAAACTCCGCCAGGAGGGCCTGCTGGACTCACACTTGAAGTCCAACCTGGACCACGTCATTGAGGCGTTGGATGCCATGCCGGCCTCCAAACGCAGGGATGTCTCCTTGCTGGTCGAAGGAGAGCGGCACCTGGTCAAGTTCGTCTCGGGCAACCCCAGCCTCCACTACACCGTCCGTCAGGGTGCCGCCGGCCCCGAGCTGCTCCAGAGAGTTCAGGTGGGCGCCAGGTTGACCTGCGCCAGCATTGCCAAGACCCACTTTGTCGGCCACCGGTGCCGCGACGAGTTTGAGAGCTGCATGGTGCGGGCGCAGCAGGTGGTGGCCGCCAGCGATGGGGGCCTGGCCAACGTGGAGCTGAAGATTGCGTGCGGCGAGCTGCGGCTCACCTACACCACCCCACAGCCCCAGGACACCATCGAGATCCGGCCGCAGCACCGGGTGAACCTGGGCAAGGCGCTGACCCTGCAGAAGGTCCTAGAGGTGAAGAACAGCATGGAGAAGGCGGGAGCTTTGAGCAGAGGCCTGCAGGCCTGCTTCCAGCACCTGCTGGCCAACCACAGCCAGTACCAGGGGGAGAACAGCCGCATTGTGCTCCAGAGCGATGGGGAGATGGTCGAGCTCATCAGTGGCAGACATACCTACCACAGTGCCCACCATTTCATCTTCACTGATGCAGGCAGCCAAGTTCAAAGTCACAAGGTCCAGGATATTGACCTGTGGGATGATGAATAG
- the LOC121693469 gene encoding uncharacterized protein LOC121693469 isoform X4, with product MLDLECLLSAKVKLRQEGLLDSHLKSNLDHVIEALDAMPASKRRDVSLLVEGERHLVKFVSGNPSLHYTVRQGAAGPELLQRVQVGARLTCASIAKTHFVGHRCRDEFESCMVRAQQVVAASDGGLANVELKIACGELRLTYTTPQPQDTIEIRPQHRVNLGKALTLQKVLEVKNSMEKAGALSRGLQACFQHLLANHSQYQGENSRIVLQSDGEMVELISGRHTYHSAHHFIFTDAGSQVQSHKVQDIDLWDDE from the coding sequence ATGCTCGACCTGGAGTGTTTGCTGTCCGCTAAGGTGAAACTCCGCCAGGAGGGCCTGCTGGACTCACACTTGAAGTCCAACCTGGACCACGTCATTGAGGCGTTGGATGCCATGCCGGCCTCCAAACGCAGGGATGTCTCCTTGCTGGTCGAAGGAGAGCGGCACCTGGTCAAGTTCGTCTCGGGCAACCCCAGCCTCCACTACACCGTCCGTCAGGGTGCCGCCGGCCCCGAGCTGCTCCAGAGAGTTCAGGTGGGCGCCAGGTTGACCTGCGCCAGCATTGCCAAGACCCACTTTGTCGGCCACCGGTGCCGCGACGAGTTTGAGAGCTGCATGGTGCGGGCGCAGCAGGTGGTGGCCGCCAGCGATGGGGGCCTGGCCAACGTGGAGCTGAAGATTGCGTGCGGCGAGCTGCGGCTCACCTACACCACCCCACAGCCCCAGGACACCATCGAGATCCGGCCGCAGCACCGGGTGAACCTGGGCAAGGCGCTGACCCTGCAGAAGGTCCTAGAGGTGAAGAACAGCATGGAGAAGGCGGGAGCTTTGAGCAGAGGCCTGCAGGCCTGCTTCCAGCACCTGCTGGCCAACCACAGCCAGTACCAGGGGGAGAACAGCCGCATTGTGCTCCAGAGCGATGGGGAGATGGTCGAGCTCATCAGTGGCAGACATACCTACCACAGTGCCCACCATTTCATCTTCACTGATGCAGGCAGCCAAGTTCAAAGTCACAAGGTCCAGGATATTGACCTGTGGGATGATGAATAG
- the LOC121693469 gene encoding uncharacterized protein LOC121693469 isoform X1, translating to MYFDVCDTIWGNNRSTSSVGVESSVTDPDPDRTELENKKTPTCRTNNVTNENWSDYETTELLSARAKDDIHCQISGTRSDAMVYYRIVDILRVKGIHRSKPQVLSKLKSLRKHYRNLRESGNGQHWMFFDICQTIWGDCSSESPAGEESLEAEIDVTLEGTVEPESKTTEHRADLMANWTHHEVKELLSNVTRAEDEVDSRMTGHAHDTVVYDRITDILHEKGIHRSKSQIIKKLKTLRKQYYNCRESDNGRSWIYFDSCQTIWKDRRSPSPNITAVENMLEPADVEGTTYSDNNHSRWTSYEILELLSTRLLEEIDSQMSGTARDAVVFDWISDTLHKKGIHKSRGQIITKLKYLKKQYLACRKSDGEQSWMYFDTCQRIWGKSHSTSPTVVDGTLEADFDFEGKDDLKGKKRRKHETEIASNWSHSETSQLLSVCAEEEFDGQMSGSATDALLYERISDILHERGVHKSKSQVIDRLKALKSKYLKINDHYQRTGNEHHWLYFDICQSIWGNGHTANSKPILSLDSEEATSDSMDSDGSGSRFQFAPYLLSGALRKQFTVPMLDLECLLSAKVKLRQEGLLDSHLKSNLDHVIEALDAMPASKRRDVSLLVEGERHLVKFVSGNPSLHYTVRQGAAGPELLQRVQVGARLTCASIAKTHFVGHRCRDEFESCMVRAQQVVAASDGGLANVELKIACGELRLTYTTPQPQDTIEIRPQHRVNLGKALTLQKVLEVKNSMEKAGALSRGLQACFQHLLANHSQYQGENSRIVLQSDGEMVELISGRHTYHSAHHFIFTDAGSQVQSHKVQDIDLWDDE from the exons ATGTATTTCGACGTCTGCGATACTATTTGGGGGAATAACCGCTCAACAAGTTCCGTTGGTGTGGAGAGCAGCGTGACCGACCCTGACCCAGACCGGACTGAGctagaaaacaaaaaaacaccgaCATGTCGGACAAATAACGTTACGAATGAGAACTGGAGCGACTATGAAACGACAGAGCTGTTGTCTGCTCGTGCCAaagatgacattcattgtcagATATCTGGTACTCGTAGCGATGCTATGGTTTACTACAGGATTGTAGACATTCTCCGCGTAAAAGGCATCCACAGAAGCAAACCACAGGTCCTCAGCAAACTCAAATCACTTCGAAAACACTACAGAAATTTGCGAGAAAGTGGCAATGGGCAACATTGGATGTTTTTCGACATCTGCCAAACTATTTGGGGAGATTGCAGCTCAGAAAGTCCCGCAGGTGAGGAGAGTTTGGAGGCCGAAATTGACGTAACTTTAGAAGGAACGGTAGAACCAGAGAGCAAAACCACTGAACACAGGGCAGATCTGATGGCAAATTGGACCCACCACGAAGTAAAAGAGCTGTTATCTAACGTTACTCGTGCCGAAGACGAAGTTGACAGTCGGATGACCGGTCACGCTCACGACACTGTGGTTTACGACAGGATTACAGACATTCTTCACGAAAAGGGCATCCACAGAAGCAAATCGCAGATCATCAAAAAACTAAAAACACTTCGAAAACAATACTACAATTGCCGAGAAAGTGACAATGGGCGAAGTTGGATATATTTTGACAGCTGCCAAACTATTTGGAAAGATCGCCGCTCACCAAGTCCTAACATTACTGCCGTGGAGAACATGTTGGAGCCCGCAGATGTTGAAGGAACGACATATTCAGATAACAACCACTCAAGGTGGACCAGCTACGAAATCTTAGAACTTTTGTCTACTCGTCTGCTAGAGGAAATTGATAGCCAGATGAGTGGTACTGCACGTGATGCTGTGGTTTTTGATTGGATTTCAGACACTCTCCATAAGAAAGGCATCCACAAAAGCAGAGGGCAGATCATCACCAAACTAAAATATCTTAAAAAACAATACCTTGCTTGCCGGAAAAGTGATGGTGAACAAAGTTGGATGTATTTTGACACATGCCAAAGGATTTGGGGGAAAAGCCACTCAACAAGTCCTACCGTTGTGGATGGCACACTGGaggctgactttgactttgaaggaAAGGACGATTTAAAAGGCAAAAAAAGACGAAAACATGAGACAGAAATTGCCTCAAATTGGAGCCACAGTGAAACAAGTCAACTGTTGTCTGTTTGCGCAGAAGAAGAATTCGATGGTCAAATGTCTGGTAGTGCTACAGATGCTTTGTTGTATGAGAGGATTTCAGACATTCTTCACGAAAGAGGTGTTCATAAAAGCAAATCACAGGTGATTGACAGACTGAAAGCACTGAAATCAAAATACTTGAAGATTAACGACCACTATCAGAGAACCGGCAATGAGCATCACTGGTTATATTTCGACATCTGTCAATCTATTTGGGGGAATGGACACACAGCAAATTCCAAACCAATACTAAGTCTGGACTCAGAGGAAGCCACAAGCGATTCAATGGACAGCGATGGTAGTGGAAGTAGATTTCAATTTGCTCCCTACTTGTTATCAGGCGCCCTCAG GAAGCAGTTCACCGTTCCCATGCTCGACCTGGAGTGTTTGCTGTCCGCTAAGGTGAAACTCCGCCAGGAGGGCCTGCTGGACTCACACTTGAAGTCCAACCTGGACCACGTCATTGAGGCGTTGGATGCCATGCCGGCCTCCAAACGCAGGGATGTCTCCTTGCTGGTCGAAGGAGAGCGGCACCTGGTCAAGTTCGTCTCGGGCAACCCCAGCCTCCACTACACCGTCCGTCAGGGTGCCGCCGGCCCCGAGCTGCTCCAGAGAGTTCAGGTGGGCGCCAGGTTGACCTGCGCCAGCATTGCCAAGACCCACTTTGTCGGCCACCGGTGCCGCGACGAGTTTGAGAGCTGCATGGTGCGGGCGCAGCAGGTGGTGGCCGCCAGCGATGGGGGCCTGGCCAACGTGGAGCTGAAGATTGCGTGCGGCGAGCTGCGGCTCACCTACACCACCCCACAGCCCCAGGACACCATCGAGATCCGGCCGCAGCACCGGGTGAACCTGGGCAAGGCGCTGACCCTGCAGAAGGTCCTAGAGGTGAAGAACAGCATGGAGAAGGCGGGAGCTTTGAGCAGAGGCCTGCAGGCCTGCTTCCAGCACCTGCTGGCCAACCACAGCCAGTACCAGGGGGAGAACAGCCGCATTGTGCTCCAGAGCGATGGGGAGATGGTCGAGCTCATCAGTGGCAGACATACCTACCACAGTGCCCACCATTTCATCTTCACTGATGCAGGCAGCCAAGTTCAAAGTCACAAGGTCCAGGATATTGACCTGTGGGATGATGAATAG